A genomic window from Salvia miltiorrhiza cultivar Shanhuang (shh) chromosome 5, IMPLAD_Smil_shh, whole genome shotgun sequence includes:
- the LOC131025481 gene encoding uncharacterized protein LOC131025481, whose translation MSSGDFSSIDRGGLNLPQVSNNFTKASSDVAGPALPTSKDNTCLPSVSAQKNQQPLLGSSSSTAKAVGMVSSYAHVTAPQRVRKPDLPAHKFHALQPFAQGGHGVLKVPREIQNFQASKFQHALIGRFMMNKGEKPRITRELKAELQSLWAIKSPWFLMPMGRGFYTLKFLDKEDKATAKRHVIWDLHAGSIRLRDWARCFNPYKESSSLAQVWVRVYYLPVEFWHPEVLSGIGRWLGQPLKIDGTSIDDEVAHFARILVEIDLSQPLPEFMTIDGEAPQ comes from the exons ATGTCCTCCGGTGATTTTTCCTCGATCGACAGGGGTGGTCTTAATCTGCCCCAAGTGTCGAACAACTTCACCAAAGCCTCTTCTGACGTTGCTGGCCCAGCTTTACCAACCTCCAAGGATAACACTTGTTTGCCGAGTGTTTCAGCGCAGAAGAATCAGCAGCCGCTGCTTGGTTCTTCCTCTTCTACCGCGAAAGCTGTTGGAATGGTGTCCTCTTATGCTCATGTCACGGCCCCCCAAAGGGTCAGGAAGCCGGACTTACCGGCACATAAATTCCACGCGCTTCAACCCTTTGCTCAAGGAGGACATGGCGTGCTCAAAGTTCCTCGAGAAATCCAGAATTTTCAAGCGTCAAAATTCCAACACGCGCTTATTGGTCGTTTCATGATGAATAAGGGTGAAAAACCTAGGATCACTAGAGAACTCAAGGCGGAATTACAATCGTTGTGGGCGATTAAATCTCCTTGGTTTCTCATGCCGATGGGAAGAGGATTCTATACTTTAAAGTTCCTAGATAAGGAAGATAAGGCTACCGCTAAACGACATGTGATCTGGGATCTTCATGCAGGTTCGATACGTCTTCGTGATTGGGCTCGCTGTTTTAACCCCTATAAAGAATCGTCCTCCttggctcaagtttgggtgAGAGTCTATTACCTGCCGGTGGAGTTCTGGCATCCGGAGGTTCTTTCGGGCATTGGTCGATGGTTGGGACAACCGTTGAAGATTGATGGTACGTCTATTGATGATGAAGTAGCTCACTTTGCTCGTATTTTAGTGGAAATTGATCTCTCTCAACCTCTCCCGGAATTCATGACTATCGATGGAG AAGCTCCTCAATAG